Below is a genomic region from Brassica oleracea var. oleracea cultivar TO1000 chromosome C9, BOL, whole genome shotgun sequence.
AAAAAAAAGAATTTTGGTAGCTTCTGGAAAACACAGACTCACTGTTAGTTACTTTTATTTGATCTTGCGGTTCTTTTAATCGGAAGCGTTGTGTGCATATATAACTCTTTGTCTTGCACATAATGTACACTAATTGGTCTATTTTAAGACTGACTAGATTTTGATCCGCCTTTTTAGGGGATATATTTTTTGTTTTACATTTTGTAAAAAAATTAACTTTTATATTTGTGTGTTTTTAGTTATATTTTTATTTTTGTATAATATTTCTCTTAAATGATTAATAAAAAGTTTTAATATATTCTATTAAAATAGTTGGACCCAGGTCATGTTGATGTTTTAATAAAATAGATTAAATTAAGTTTTCTCTTGGATTTTCGTACAATACAAAATATACAATGCAAACCCATGTAGATAAAGTTAGTGGGATTGATGGTATATTAATAGATCAACAAGTCTGGTTTAAGTATAGGTATGCCAGTGTGCGACTATGGACTAAAATATTTTAGGTATAAATGATTTTCTAGAAGTTTTTCTCCCTTTTATTGATTTGTTGCTATAAGATTATCCCAAGCGTTTAGTTTCGCACTCTAGTAGTTACGGCACATGCATATGCTACATTATGTAATTGGATGATAGCTTTTAATCGAACTTTGTAGCTTTGTTCATTTGAATTGACAACCCACAACATTGTAGCTTTTGTTATGGAAATGTACGATCACACAACCTTGCATCTCGTTGTGTTTCTTGTTGTGGGCATTGACAATAACATAACGTATTTCCTTTGGTGCCTCTTGGAAACCAACCACCTCACCAAAACCTTTCTTCATGGAGAAAATTCCAACCCCTTGTCAAAATTTAAATTTGGTGAAGTGTTAGCTTAACCCTATAATATTAACCAACTGATTGTACAGGTTGCTAATTTTTCTGGAATGTTAATGAAAACTATGTGTGTGAAAATTGAACTTTTGTCTCTAATTGTCTTCTGTGCCCTATACATGTTTCATAGTTTCCAGTTCATTCTTTCAAGGGTTAGCTGGTAGTTTTGATCCTAACATACTTTGATTTTTTCTCGTCTTCTCTCCAGCCTGGTCAAGATCCTTGATCGATATGGAAAGCAACATGGTGATGATCTTAAAGCCTTGGTAATACAGGCGACACTAATCTTCTATTTGATGTAGTTTCTTAGGATTAAATTTACCAAATGCCTAGATAGTTTCTACTGATCAGTAGCAATTCATGTAGGTTTGATTTTTTTTTTGGGGTGTAGTTATCAAAAGTTTGTTTTCAAGATCATCAAATTGGTTATACAGAGATTGATGATCATCAAATTGGATAGGAGTGGGTAAAACACATGTTTAGCACCTTAAATTTGTGGAGATCTTGTTTTAGGAATTGTGGTATTAATCCATTTATTATATATTAGTTCCCTTAGTGATCCCTATATATGAGATGATGGATCCTCGTGCACAACCAGATTTTTAAGCTTATATTACTTCTCCATGGACAGGATCGTCAGTCAAAAGCTTTGGACTCTGGTTCACACCATGAGCTACTGGAACTTGTGGAAAGGTTAATACTAACTAAAACTCTTCTCTCTCCTTTGATCACAGAGGAATTAGGGTTTCTTGTCAATCTATGAATATATGCAGCAAGCTTGAGGAATCAAATGTCGATAATGTAAGTGTGGGTTCCCTGGTTCAGCTGGAGGAACACCTTGAGAACGCCCTCTCCGTAACAAGAGCTAGGAAGGTACGTTACTTCCGTGATGTCTTCACTTTTCTTACTTTGATTTTCAAGAACAACCGTGCGCTTATATTTAATTACTTTGTTGCAGACAGAACTAATGTTGAAGCTTGTCGAGAACCTTAAAGAAAAGGTTAGATATATGCTTCCAAGTTTATAGCTAGCACTTTAGTTATATTATGGTCGTGTTGTGTTAGTTTATCTAAGTCTGCTTCATGAGGTCGCAAGCCTATCTCTAACCTATTGCCAATGTATCCTAGTCTTTTCAGGACCATTTGAATGTTTTGAATTAAAAATCTGAAGTTAGGTCTATAAACTTTATATATGAGTAAATTGATGTGTTGATCTTTAAACCAGGAGAAGTTGCTGGAAGAGGAGAACCATGTTTTGGCTAGCCAGGTAACTAAAGTTTTTTTTGTTACGGTTTAAGTTTCGATCCGATTGGCACAGTTCAAGTATATAGTTCTTACTTTTACTTTCTCAAGGGTAATTATATAACTCGAAAAAGGGAAGATTACATATTATCTGGGGAGCCTAAACCAAAGTGAAGCTTGTAGGCTAGTAGAGAATGCTATTTTGCAGGTTGAAACATGCTTGCAAACTTGAAGTTAAAAGGTCAAGTCAGAAACACAAATTATGAAAGCAAGATTCATATGTTATCAGTTTAAATTTGTGGTAGGAAAATAATATTCCTCGGGTAATTAAAAAATACTAATGATAGAGAGAGAGAGAAGTGAATAGTGTTGAATTATTTCTAAAGCGATAAAAAGTGGGTTTGACCTAAAAATAATATGTATTTATGTTGCAGATGGAGAAGAGTAGTCTTGTGCGAGCCGAAGCTGATAATATGGAGGTGTCACCTGGACAAATCTCCGACATCAATCTTCTGGTAACGCTCCCACTGCTTAATTAGTTACCTTTAATCGGCGAATAAATAAATCCAAAACATATAATTAAAACAAACAAGATGTGTAATCATCCCCTTGTAAAGGGTGTACGCTGTATAATCTTAATACTCTCTCCGGCTCGAGAGGCTTCGGGTGTAAAACTATTTCAGATTTATGNNNNNNNNNNNNNNNNNNNNNNNNNNNNNNNNNNNNNNNNNNNNNNNNNTCCAAACCAACCTTGCAAGTGTGAAACAACCCTGCCATTTGCAGAGCTTCTGAGTGAGTCAATACGGTCCCTGACCAGTCTGTCTATGTAGTTACTAAGGCGGCCTTGATCTTGTAGATGTTCACCATGTTTCGTTCTTTTCACGTAGACAGAAGAAATGATAAACTAATAACTAGTGAAAATAATCCTGAAAATAACAAACTATACTTGTCCAAAAAAAAAACTGTAGCTCGAAACGTAGAG
It encodes:
- the LOC106318713 gene encoding MADS-box protein FLOWERING LOCUS C-like, producing MGRKKLEIKPIENKSSRQVTFSKRRNGLIEKARQLSVLCDASVALLVVSASRKLYSFSSGDNLVKILDRYGKQHGDDLKALDRQSKALDSGSHHELLELVESKLEESNVDNVSVGSLVQLEEHLENALSVTRARKTELMLKLVENLKEKEKLLEEENHVLASQMEKSSLVRAEADNMEVSPGQISDINLLVTLPLLN